In Oryzihumus leptocrescens, the following are encoded in one genomic region:
- a CDS encoding sugar transferase codes for MTDYARPTRRQRRRRAARGSGVVPAQQVGTPDPLRPTTATTTRTEPDFLDAPPQPTVRARVWERRYRRTAVLMDLLAGCVAAVLGCVVRFGAEPRLAYVLLSMAVPVAWILAVTCAHGYESRYMGVSTEEYRALVDAALGLLAVVSVVAFAGQITIARGYVVLVLPALFVLSLMGRKGLRRWLHAQRRAGLFMQRTVVLGRADSARDLIRQVQASPVHGLSVVAACVSGLDGAWDDAPELEGVTVYGCPEDAVAAVDLFDADVVAVSSHPDLGGPVLRRLAWALEERNVDLVVAPGILEVAGPRLSIRPVAGTPLLHVERPVMSGARRVVKVVVERAMAICIAVAALPAIELVALAVHLDSAGPILFRQKRIGARGEPFEMLKFRTMVTDAEDRLAEISDGHETNVVLFKKRNDPRVTRVGKILRRYSLDELPQLLNVLRGDMSLVGPRPPLPQEVEKYEPDAVRRLRVQPGLTGLWQVSGRSDLSWEESLRLDLWYVDNWSLVLDVQILIRTLRAVVRGAGAY; via the coding sequence ATGACCGACTACGCGCGCCCGACCCGTCGCCAACGGCGCAGGCGCGCCGCGCGCGGCTCCGGGGTCGTGCCCGCGCAGCAGGTCGGGACCCCGGACCCCCTCCGCCCCACGACGGCGACCACCACCCGCACCGAGCCGGACTTCCTTGACGCGCCACCGCAGCCGACCGTCCGGGCGCGGGTCTGGGAGCGCCGCTACCGGCGCACCGCCGTCCTCATGGACCTGCTCGCCGGCTGCGTCGCCGCCGTGCTGGGCTGTGTCGTCCGCTTCGGAGCCGAGCCGCGCCTGGCCTACGTGCTGCTCAGCATGGCCGTCCCGGTCGCGTGGATCCTCGCGGTGACGTGTGCGCACGGCTACGAGAGCCGCTACATGGGCGTCAGCACCGAGGAGTACCGCGCGCTCGTGGACGCCGCGCTGGGCCTGCTGGCGGTCGTGTCGGTGGTGGCGTTCGCGGGTCAGATCACCATCGCCCGTGGCTACGTCGTGCTCGTGCTGCCGGCGCTGTTCGTGCTCTCGCTCATGGGACGCAAGGGGTTGCGCCGCTGGCTGCACGCGCAGCGTCGTGCCGGGCTGTTCATGCAGCGCACCGTCGTCCTGGGCCGGGCCGACTCCGCGCGCGACCTGATCCGCCAGGTGCAGGCCTCGCCGGTGCACGGCCTGTCCGTGGTGGCCGCCTGCGTCTCCGGCCTCGACGGGGCCTGGGACGACGCCCCCGAGCTGGAGGGCGTCACCGTCTACGGCTGCCCGGAGGACGCGGTCGCCGCGGTGGACCTGTTCGACGCCGACGTCGTCGCGGTCTCCAGCCACCCGGACCTCGGCGGCCCTGTGCTGCGCCGGTTGGCGTGGGCCCTGGAGGAGCGCAACGTCGACCTCGTCGTGGCACCCGGGATCCTCGAGGTCGCCGGCCCCCGCCTGTCCATCCGGCCGGTGGCCGGCACCCCGCTGCTGCACGTCGAGCGCCCGGTCATGTCCGGTGCACGGCGTGTCGTCAAGGTCGTGGTCGAGCGCGCCATGGCGATCTGCATCGCCGTTGCCGCGCTGCCGGCCATCGAGCTGGTCGCCCTCGCCGTGCACCTGGACTCCGCGGGTCCGATCCTGTTCCGGCAGAAGCGGATCGGGGCCCGCGGCGAGCCGTTCGAGATGCTCAAGTTCCGCACCATGGTCACCGACGCCGAGGACCGGCTCGCCGAGATCAGCGACGGCCACGAGACCAACGTGGTGCTGTTCAAGAAGCGCAACGACCCGCGGGTCACCCGGGTGGGCAAGATCCTGCGGCGCTACTCCCTGGACGAGCTGCCCCAGCTGCTCAACGTCCTCCGGGGCGACATGTCCCTCGTCGGCCCGCGGCCCCCGTTGCCGCAGGAGGTCGAGAAGTACGAGCCCGACGCGGTCCGGCGCCTTCGGGTGCAGCCGGGCCTGACCGGGCTGTGGCAGGTCAGTGGCCGCAGTGACCTGTCGTGGGAGGAGTCCTTGCGGCTCGACCTCTGGTACGTCGACAACTGGTCGCTCGTGCTGGACGTGCAGATCCTGATCCGCACGCTGCGCGCCGTGGTTCGCGGCGCGGGGGCCTACTAG